The following coding sequences are from one Humulus lupulus chromosome X, drHumLupu1.1, whole genome shotgun sequence window:
- the LOC133806253 gene encoding uncharacterized protein LOC133806253, whose amino-acid sequence MMQEMMQKFSDGRSVHATEHMDLVTRTTEKSPFSEWIQNEPKLQDFVIPSLPAFNGKGDPLNHLFQFQQKMALEANNEAIQCKVFSTTFSGPALLWFKQLKPGSVNSFGDLRRVFLQQYSANRKALRTMADLYRIEQGGNEHLKSYLQRFIDPVHQIHEVDPVIAANLFIKSLQVGSLLHKNLTMTPPYDMAEIQICAEGVFRVLEFRERAQKKSTLISAPPANNPPPPPVKDDKRKRQQTDHAKEGKRPRQNQESPRYPSFEYTIPQEVIYEENKDRPIWRDPYKITTPPDRRDKNRYCLFHKDHDHTVAECHNLSNQIQAFMRSGRLT is encoded by the coding sequence ATGATGCAGGaaatgatgcagaagttctcAGACGGGAGGTCCGTTCACGCAACCGAGCACATGGATCTGGTAACAAGAACCACTGAGAAGTCTCCCTTCTCAGAGTGGATTCAGAACGAGCCCAAACTGCAGGACTTCGTAATCCCTTCTCTACCTGCATTTAATGGAAAGGGAGACCCGTTAAACCACCTATTTCAATTCCAGCAGAAGATGGCCCTAGAAGCCAACAACGAAGCCATACAATGCAAGGTCTTTTCCACGACTTTCTCCGGGCCGGCTCTGCTGTGGTTCAAGCAATTGAAGCCTGGTTCCGTCAACAGTTTTGGAGACCTCCGACGAGTCTTTCTCCAACAATACAGTGCAAACCGTAAGGCACTGAGAACAATGGCAGACCTCTATCGGATCGAGCAAGGGGGAAATGAACATCTAAAGTCGTACCTACAACGTTTCATTGACCCCGTGCATCAAATCCATGAAGTCGACCCAGTTATTGCGGCCAATCTCTTCATCAAAAGCTTGCAGGTGGGATCTCTCTTGCACAAAAATCTCACCATGACACCGCCTTATGACATGGCTGAGATCCAGATCTGTGCTGAGGGCGTCTTCAGAGTCCTAGAATTTCGGGAGCGTGCGCAGAAGAAATCCACACTTATCTCCGCTCCACCGGCGAATAATCCTCCTCCCCCGCCTGTGAAGGATGACAAGCGGAAGAGGCAACAAACGGACCACGCAAAGGAAGGGAAGAGGCCACGACAAAATCAAGAGTCACCACGATACCCCTCATTCGAATACACCATCCCACAGGAAGTCATCTATGAAGAGAATAAAGACAGACCCATCTGGCGTGACCCGTACAAGATCACCACTCCTCCTGACAGAAGAGATAAAAACAGATACTGCCTCTTCCACAAAGATCACGACCATACAGTCGCTGAATGCCACAACCTCAGCAATCAGATCCAGGCCTTCATGAGAAGTGGACGGCTAACCTAG